The following coding sequences are from one Reyranella humidisoli window:
- a CDS encoding ANTAR domain-containing response regulator, whose translation MSKPLSVVLIDDNPTRAEIVELGLRDAGYVLLARLDGTHDLATRVNVLQPDVIVVSIDSPSRDAIEDLRRTTEQQPRPIALFADRSDPAIIAAGMEAGVSAYVVKGLTQDRVQPVVDVAVAHFNRYHAMREELDRARLSLVERKTVDRAKGFLMEQKGIGEEAAYKLLRKLAMDQNKRIGEVAQDLLTYAKALKF comes from the coding sequence TCGACGACAATCCCACCCGCGCCGAGATCGTGGAGTTGGGACTGCGCGATGCCGGCTATGTTCTCCTGGCGCGGCTCGACGGCACCCACGACCTCGCGACGCGCGTCAATGTCCTGCAACCCGACGTTATCGTGGTCAGCATCGACAGTCCCAGTCGTGACGCGATCGAGGACCTGCGGCGCACGACGGAACAGCAGCCGCGTCCCATCGCCCTGTTCGCCGATCGGTCCGATCCCGCGATCATCGCGGCAGGCATGGAGGCGGGCGTGTCCGCCTATGTCGTGAAGGGACTGACGCAGGACCGCGTGCAACCGGTCGTCGACGTCGCGGTCGCGCACTTCAATCGTTATCACGCGATGCGCGAGGAACTCGACCGCGCGCGCCTGTCGCTCGTGGAACGCAAGACCGTCGATCGCGCCAAGGGCTTCCTGATGGAGCAGAAGGGGATCGGCGAAGAGGCCGCCTACAAACTGCTGCGCAAGCTCGCCATGGATCAGAACAAGCGCATTGGCGAAGTGGCGCAGGACCTTCTCACCTATGCGAAGGCGCTGAAGTTCTAG
- a CDS encoding CmpA/NrtA family ABC transporter substrate-binding protein, whose amino-acid sequence MGQVERPKVRVGFIPLIDCAPVLFAEVLGLYERHGLDVELLREVSWSNIRDKLAVGLLDAAHMLSPMPLATTLGIDSVNVPMIAAMTLHLNGNSITLSNALWREIEDAAPEHVGDHRPAGAPLDARALAAVVARRACEGRPPITLASVFTYSSHNHLLRLWLASGGIDPDRDVRLTVVPPPHMVAHLSGGTIDGYCVGEPWNQQSATLGIGRIAASSRQIWDSMPEKVLGTTEAWAQRNPKTLIALVKAIIEACAWLDEPANRPEAARILAMPRFLNVPADVIGRSLSLPDFHIFHRQLANFPWRSHADWYLSQMVRWGQVESRPDMRAVADRVFRSDIYRAAASELGLPCPLGDRKVEGAHSDPWILPTNGAPVAMGPDSFLDGSVFDPNNETSTTFKQQESNHGD is encoded by the coding sequence GTGGGACAAGTCGAGCGACCGAAGGTGAGGGTGGGGTTCATTCCCCTGATCGACTGCGCGCCCGTGCTGTTCGCGGAGGTGCTCGGCCTCTACGAGCGTCACGGTCTCGACGTCGAACTGCTCCGCGAAGTCTCCTGGTCCAACATCCGCGACAAGCTCGCGGTCGGCCTGCTCGACGCGGCCCACATGCTCTCGCCGATGCCGCTCGCGACCACGCTGGGCATCGACAGCGTCAACGTCCCGATGATCGCGGCGATGACGCTGCATCTGAACGGCAACTCGATCACGCTGTCGAACGCGCTGTGGCGGGAGATCGAGGACGCTGCGCCCGAGCATGTCGGCGACCATCGCCCGGCCGGCGCGCCGCTCGATGCCCGCGCCCTGGCCGCCGTCGTTGCTCGCCGCGCGTGCGAGGGCCGCCCGCCCATCACGCTGGCGTCGGTCTTCACCTACTCCTCGCACAATCACCTGCTGCGCCTGTGGCTCGCTTCGGGCGGCATCGATCCGGATCGCGACGTGCGCCTCACGGTCGTGCCGCCGCCTCACATGGTGGCGCATCTCTCGGGCGGCACGATCGACGGCTACTGCGTCGGCGAGCCGTGGAACCAGCAATCCGCGACCCTCGGCATCGGCCGCATCGCCGCGTCCAGCCGGCAGATCTGGGACTCGATGCCCGAGAAGGTGCTGGGTACGACCGAGGCCTGGGCGCAACGCAATCCCAAGACTCTCATCGCGCTCGTGAAGGCCATCATCGAGGCCTGCGCCTGGCTCGACGAACCGGCCAACCGGCCCGAGGCGGCGCGCATCCTGGCGATGCCCCGCTTCCTCAACGTGCCGGCGGATGTGATCGGCCGCTCGTTGAGTCTTCCGGACTTCCACATCTTCCATCGCCAGCTCGCCAACTTCCCGTGGCGCAGCCATGCCGACTGGTACCTGTCGCAGATGGTGCGGTGGGGCCAGGTCGAGTCGCGCCCCGACATGCGCGCCGTGGCCGATCGCGTGTTCCGCAGCGACATCTACCGCGCCGCCGCCAGCGAGCTTGGCCTGCCGTGCCCGCTGGGAGACCGCAAGGTCGAGGGTGCGCATTCCGATCCCTGGATCCTGCCGACCAACGGCGCACCGGTGGCGATGGGTCCCGACAGTTTCCTCGATGGGTCGGTGTTCGACCCCAACAACGAAACCTCAACGACCTTCAAACAGCAGGAGAGCAATCATGGCGACTAG
- a CDS encoding CmpA/NrtA family ABC transporter substrate-binding protein, which translates to MATRNGRKGLGRRDLFKSASGVAATAALMSAVRASFPGGAFAQTSGPETNKVTLGFIALTDSSPLIIAKEKKLFDKYGITDANVAKQASWGTTRDNTVLGSSSGGVDGAHILTPKPYQMSLGLTTPENKPVPMYILSRLNTNGQAISVAKDLMSTGATVNAAPLKEAFAKMKAAGKDPKCAMTFRGGTHDLWIRYWLAAGGIDPDKDVSTIVVPPPQMVANMKVGSMEAFCVGEPWNEQLVNQGIGYTACTTGDLWKNHPEKSLAMRAEWVDKNPKAALAVLQAVLEAAQWCDKRENAKELADIVGKRQWFNCPPSDIINRIEGKVNYGDGRKIDNRDLSMKFWRDHASYPYQSHELWFLTENQRWGMMAADLDTKAIIGKVNREDLWREAAKAIGVAAADMPAGTSRGKETFFDGKVFDPADPKAYLAALQIKKVA; encoded by the coding sequence ATGGCGACTAGGAACGGCCGCAAGGGCCTGGGACGGCGCGACCTTTTCAAGAGCGCCTCGGGCGTCGCGGCGACGGCCGCCCTGATGAGCGCCGTGCGTGCCTCCTTCCCGGGCGGCGCCTTCGCGCAGACGAGCGGACCGGAGACCAACAAGGTCACGCTGGGCTTCATCGCGCTCACCGATTCCTCGCCGCTGATCATCGCCAAGGAAAAGAAGCTGTTCGACAAGTACGGCATTACCGACGCCAACGTCGCCAAGCAGGCGTCCTGGGGCACGACGCGCGACAATACCGTGCTGGGTTCGTCTTCAGGCGGCGTCGACGGCGCCCATATCCTGACGCCCAAGCCCTACCAGATGTCGCTGGGGCTCACGACGCCGGAGAACAAGCCGGTGCCGATGTACATCCTGTCGCGCCTCAACACGAACGGCCAGGCGATCTCGGTCGCCAAGGACCTGATGAGCACCGGCGCCACCGTCAATGCGGCGCCGCTCAAGGAGGCCTTTGCCAAGATGAAGGCCGCCGGCAAGGATCCGAAGTGCGCGATGACCTTCCGCGGCGGCACCCACGACCTGTGGATCCGCTACTGGCTGGCCGCAGGCGGCATCGATCCCGACAAGGACGTCTCGACCATCGTCGTGCCGCCGCCCCAGATGGTGGCCAACATGAAGGTCGGCAGCATGGAGGCCTTCTGCGTCGGCGAACCGTGGAACGAGCAGCTCGTCAACCAGGGCATCGGCTACACCGCCTGCACCACAGGTGACCTCTGGAAGAACCATCCGGAGAAGAGCCTCGCCATGCGCGCCGAGTGGGTCGACAAGAATCCGAAGGCGGCGCTGGCCGTCCTGCAGGCGGTGCTCGAGGCGGCGCAGTGGTGCGACAAGCGCGAGAACGCCAAGGAACTGGCCGACATCGTCGGCAAGCGCCAGTGGTTCAACTGTCCCCCCTCCGACATCATCAACCGCATCGAAGGCAAGGTGAACTACGGCGACGGCCGCAAGATCGACAACCGCGACCTGTCGATGAAGTTCTGGCGCGACCACGCCTCCTATCCCTACCAGAGCCACGAGCTGTGGTTCCTCACCGAGAACCAGCGCTGGGGCATGATGGCCGCCGATCTCGACACCAAGGCGATCATCGGCAAGGTCAATCGCGAGGATCTGTGGCGCGAGGCCGCCAAGGCCATCGGCGTCGCCGCGGCCGACATGCCGGCCGGGACGTCGCGCGGCAAGGAGACGTTCTTCGACGGCAAGGTCTTCGACCCGGCCGACCCGAAGGCCTACCTCGCTGCACTCCAGATCAAGAAGGTGGCGTGA